Proteins encoded by one window of Girardinichthys multiradiatus isolate DD_20200921_A chromosome 14, DD_fGirMul_XY1, whole genome shotgun sequence:
- the wrap53 gene encoding telomerase Cajal body protein 1: protein MSDSAGGGESGGVATAGQDSEADGEPPQQAPPLLCQVEQETPEDGLPAKRSRMSEEEQGLYDVHDGITTESGSAQENKSTSPQKTRELQQPEGEEQREEELTVRGDVEECHQNGDGGPDVPEGEDIRRKEEHDGDDAAESPTPGQHLDLDFTQNPSMLTGSWTEYSSFPENYLKGCKWAPDGSCILTNSADNILRVYNLPPEIYSYSWDLIPEMSPVLRMAEGDTVYDYCWFPKMNSLEPDTCFLASSSRDNPVHVWDAFYGKVRASFRPYNHLDELTAAHSLCFSPDGEQLYCGFEKMVRVFCTERPGRDCEERPTVVKKQGQSGIISCFAFSPCQSVYACGSYSRCAGLYSCQDGTLLALLPTRHHGGLTHLLFSPDGNYLYTGGRKDPEILCWDLRDPGKVVFSLKRNVATNQRIYFDLDQSGRYLLSGDTEGVVSVWDTQTAPPDGNEELLQPQIRIQAHWDCTNGISVHPFMPILATSSGQRQFPWPTDSEGDSASDTEGGGGGGVVTLQQEIRQDNALTLWWAGPLSPIAEESQDQNAAAVEASSVPLV from the exons ATGTCCGACTCAGCTGGAGGGGGAGAGAGTGGAGGTGTGGCCACTGCGGGGCAGGACTCTGAGGCAGACGGCGAGCCCCCTCAACAGGCCCCACCTTTACTCTGTCAGGTAGAACAGGAGACCCCGGAGGATGGGCTTCCTGCCAAGCGGTCCAGGATGAGTGAAGAAGAGCAGGGACTTTATGACGTCCATGATGGAATAACAACAGAGTCTGGCTCCGCACAGGAAAACAAAAGCACATCTCCACAAA aaacgAGGGAGCTACAACAACCTGAGGGGGAAGAGCAGAGAGAGGAAGAGCTAACAGTCCGTGGAGATGTAGAAGAATGCCATCAGAATGGAGATGGAGGACCTGATGTTCCAGAAGGAGAAGATATTAGACGAAAGGAAGAGCACGATGGTGACGATGCTGCAGAAAGCCCCACACCAGGACAACA CCTTGACTTGGATTTTACCCAGAACCCCTCGATGCTGACTGGTTCCTGGACTGAGTACTCCAGCTTTCCAGAGAATTATCTGAAAGGCTGCAAATG GGCTCCTGATGGTTCCTGCATCCTGACCAACAGTGCCGACAACATCCTCCGTGTGTACAACCTCCCTCCAGAGATTTACAGCTACAGCTGGGACTTGATCCCAGAGATG AGTCCCGTGCTCCGGATGGCTGAAGGAGACACGGTTTACGACTACTGCTGGTTCCCAAAGATGAACTCGTTGGAGCCAGACACATGTTT TCTGGCCAGCAGCAGCCGTGACAACCCAGTGCACGTGTGGGATGCGTTTTACGGCAAAGTGCGAGCCAGCTTCCGACCCTACAACCACTTGGACGAGCTGACGGCGGCCCACTCGCTCTGCTTCTCGCCAGACGGGGAGCAGCTGTACTGCGGCTTTGAAAAAATGGTCCGAGTCTTCTGCACGGAGCGTCCGGGCAGAGACTGCGAGGAACGCCCCACTGTGG tgaAGAAACAAGGCCAGAGCGGCATCATCTCCTGCTTCGCCTTCAGCCCGTGCCAGTCGGTTTACGCCTGCGGCTCGTACTCCCGTTGCGCCGGCCTCTATTCCTGTCAGGACGGCACCCTGCTGGCCCTGCTGCCCACCCGCCACCACGGAGGCCTCACCCATCTGCTCTTCTCCCCTGATGGCAACTACCTGTACACCGGCGGGCGCAAG GATCCAGAAATCTTGTGCTGGGACCTGAGGGACCCGGGGAAAGTTGTGTTTTCTCTCAAGAGGAATGTGGCCACTAACCAGCGCATCTACTTCGACCTGGACCA ATCAGGCAGGTACCTGCTGAGCGGAGACACAGAGGGAGTCGTGTCTGTCTGGGACACTCAGACAGCGCCTCCTGATGGAAACGAGGAGCTCCTGCAGCCACAGATCCGCATCCAGGCCCACTGGGATTGCACCAACGGCATCAG CGTTCATCCCTTTATGCCGATTCTGGCCACATCCAGCGGACAGCGGCAGTTCCCCTGGCCCACCGACAGCGAGGGCGACTCTGCCTCCGACAccgaaggaggaggaggggggggAGTAGTAACGCTGCAGCAGGAGATCCGGCAGGACAATGCTCTGACACTGTGGTGGGCCGGACCACTGAGCCCAATTGCTGAGGAGAGCCAAGACCAGAACGCAGCAGCCGTGGAAGCCTCGAGCGTCCCATTAGTTTAA